Part of the Triticum urartu cultivar G1812 chromosome 2, Tu2.1, whole genome shotgun sequence genome, tttgcatcatttatctcatatgccatgccatagccacctagcttcggatatgcattgttttggatgtcatccattttctccatatgatgttttcaatattgctcatgaggagaccttCATACTTTTATCATACATATTAtaagattttgatgcattccatactttgcatgattctcATCATTGCTTGCACCAATGCATTCCATGCATAACAATGCTCTAGATATTTcccatgatgcattacacaaCTTGAGTCttcattatgctatacataacaacaaacctctcatgatggatgacataTTTCTATATCATGCaactcatttatttgagcattggttattttgtgctaaccaacacaagcacatGCGCAtaatgatggatgatgtgtacatctaccacgcacacacaattttccctttgtttTTGTTGTGTGTAGGTACTCACATATACTCgccaacctctcaatcccaagagttgacgaaacgagctcttgagagcaacgaTGATTTGGGATCACGTGGACTATCCTTACCACCGCTCACTTTGCGCCACGACTACGCGCATATCTtctacttggctctcacacggcttTGGGTTATATATCACTTGTTACGTTATGCCCATTTTCTCGTGTTCACTTTGCACGCTATGCCTCTTTccatgcctttgccatgcaattgtgacccttgcttgcatctactcGTGATTCATCTTTATACTActtctatgtgtatttgcatgcttggtggagatcctagTAGCTATTGCCATGATTTCTTTGTGCCCAATGCTTttgatgcttgttgtgttgggagagtcatTATGCCCCATTGCTATTTACATATGCCCTCTCGCCAATACATTGATGATGTTCTGCTCATATCTTGttttcatgcttgtgatatgtcatgtgcattattcatgcccactatttgcacacatgacatgcttgccatgattccttctagtatgttgcatcttcgcattACTAGCTTGCACCACATGATTGACTTGGTTGCCTCACACATATTGAACAATTTCTCTTTCCTTTGTGTTGAGTGCCATGATATCTTCACTACACCATATGCACATTATGCTCGGATTGTCTTGCACTTTCCCCATGTGTTTAGACATATCATTATATTTGGTGTAGTGGATGCTTCATATGCATACCATAGACCATTTGTTGAGCGCCTTATGCATGCTTTCTATGAGtttgaggtagatgcttattctcTTGACACACATATTTGCATCGCTACCTCACATCTACATGCTTGTTTCCAGGATGTCCTTGATTTCGCTCAATTTATGTGCTTTCATGCCATATCACAATCCTTTGTTAcatcatatgctatgcatgatgacgacacttgttcGGTGAATCACCACTTGAATGGTTGGTTTTGCACTAatgctaaccacatttgtttttccaagtgtttgttgttcgtgctccttttgaaggaatcacaagacggtgcgacattggagagtgcacATTTGGAACTACAAGATGACGGATGCTTGGTGATCGTCCACTTCTACACGACACCATCATCTCTatcccatggtgatttggattttgatccgaggtcggatctttccaagggggaggggatgatgcggagcatcctacggacatcaccatgtacACCTTCATAGCACATCAAGCTCCAAGTGGACCTACCGGACTTAAGGTGAACCGGCTCCTCTTCAAGATTTACATGAATATCCATAGGACTTGGTTGCTACCTCACCGTGGATCGATGTGCATCATTAGGTACGAGGGTGACCGCCACCAAGCAGCTAGGAAGCTtcctgacggtgtcctggactagggggtactcaccacgtcgtctcccgatctattagattgggccgaggccccccatggccgtatactcatggaccagttcggacagctgccgcatacaaggaagattccacaaagacttggcgatcaagacaaggacttctccccaccggcgtattcggctaggactcttgttaacacTAGGcgtctggtgcattatataaaccagggccaggctagtcgatacaacatacagaacaacaatcataccataggctagattctagggtttagcctctccgatctcgtggtagatctactcttgtactacccatgtcatcaatattaatcaagcaggacgtagggttttacctccatcgagagggcccgaacctgggtaaaacttcgtgtcccttgccttctgttaccatccggtctagacgcacagttcgggaccccctacccgagatccgccggttttcacaccgacattggtgctttcattcagagttccgatgtgtgatcgacaaaagaatcgatggctcgcctgcagatcaactgcgacttcggcgtctTCGTCACTAGTTCGACTGGTCatcttggttcgaccaagaattgcgccccgtgttcggatcaccatgttcggacgagggccttcatcaagcATCAACttcgatctctatcaagatcacggaggaatcatctatggagctcgggggctcaacgtcaacattgccctcaagcgaccgtgcttttttttggacagcgaactcgtatctgccgtcaccacctcctcgaatatcgctttgacgatcgctttggtggaattgtgcggaattgagtctataacaaccctggaaaatttcgtcgagtttcgatgaaggaatctctggcaatccacgatataccggagccctgtcaaatctggatgggaatttggatgagtttagggcgtggtgtccagcttctagctcggacgtcctttggaagatccaaccgttgatcggctgcggaattcctatatctaccacctctcaaaatttcagatCGATCcaaccgtccaaactccgggaaccttccgattagtgcatcacttttcggatctgttttctgcgcgaaacgAATCCCACCcaagttcatcttttttatgaacgggatttcggacatcccttttgaaggaagttttgtatggggtattgtgttttgttcccgaacacatcccactaactttaaaatcttttgaacatgatcttcaacatcatgctggtgtcaaaccagtccggcaatattactccacggctgccgacctgtgctagacacgtcgtcactttagccgagctcaacttcttcggattatcatctcggcaagccgaataagagtccggcatcgcgaaggataaatcatcatcaacatcgccgccccacatATTACACGGAGTGGGCATACcagcatcgccgcacggtcgcttcatcaagccggcatcgaccacgtcacgacctgcatcgacagggccacTCTATTGCTTCTTCAAACTGGTGTCCATCACCctgacctacttcgactcatcggctgacgtcgaggcttcgacatATCGGccggaccgggggcttcgccatctcttcatcgacctactccggacacttcggcgtcactagccgaccagctctgtcacgttagctgggccgagggctttgcctcagcgagtcaacctttaccagcattgccatgtcgccgttttatcgcccatcaggcaatgggtgcgcggagcgagtcccaattttgggaatcaccttccttcggattgctacaacaaataaatcAGGTGCTATtcatcccagtattttttgcttgtttaggttcatttttcccaaggaattgttactctggtttgtccatgatatgtacacaggtctatcaaatggtgaccgctTAACGAGGTCGCGTGGTGAttcgatcagtttccgtacatagtccggcgaacacCGCATCTGGAGTttggaccgacctgtgaattcaagCTTTGacacgcctttactacatcacgccgacgccctgcatcgacattaacttcggcgccaggccatatttcttctattcctcactttgcataaattatttattatgcaacattttttttaattatcattattactattatctccggtttgcaccattttttgtgcacaggaaaatgatccggagacttcggcgtcactctgtcggtctgcattgaccgtgctatgtcaccacttcggtgtgtcgagctctccgctccgccacctcgggaccagcttgggggatggaaccttgccccgcatcaagctcgggccgcgtcatcaataccgaacacattaaccagctaagtcgctttcatgctcaaagctttaatttctaacttgtgttcggttcgaccaagcattatactttcttggaaaaaagttgcttgtaaaaaatttccttgtccaaactttgtttgtgacgcataaattcaaatactcaattcatttgggggcttccttcatgaagcttttccacttgcatatgattatacttgtacggcttcgttccttgttcatgtattacgccacaatatgcaccatattgacttaagcgatttgcaagctgggttgcctcgctcctgtgtttacccctacgttcccgattgttcggctagggagtaaagggagcacctctgcgattgtcacgatcgggtcacccgagctggacctcagactgggtgaagccgaaagctagcgctcttatagttttcaatgatggtcggcacacaacggaactcatgagtacaaaaaatctattgcacaagtctcataataacaataagcaccgaagaaaggtatcggtgggggtactattttcttcaaagatgcttcttacacttcacggtaatatagcataagttccctgagcgcgctttgtctgttacagccttatggcctgattgcctggttattggaaacaccgtcaaTATTCTCGAccggtggagtacataacacttttcggtccttgactgaagagggagaagctgacagtcggttaagacgcgtttaaagttcggttgaacatagatatgatataagtacttcggtacatgcaatcattcttctacccaaatcacttgggggctcttaagtttatttgagccgttttataataagtgttcttcttcttagtcattgcaaagttttattattattatttatcactccttttttcgacacgagtgtgcggtcactagccggggagcctaatttctctctcaaagccgctagagtttagtttgctaaactggcctgatgagaagtactccgccctcgggataggaggttgaagccgtaggctgacccgctcaaagtcttgagataggatgtatcatgttaaagcacgacagaagcacttcttttttctaagaccaactttcggattggcaccgaacacttgatattgttcggacatcatgtttttactgacgtttcttggttttccaagctttttggcacttttaaactatttgtgcttttccagcattagtctcgcagtgcaacgccggacacctttagggattcggcaaaaacattctcagatattgctatatatgcatcagtttcgaattgtgtcttcggtcaatagttgggttgcccggctcctgcacttgcttcctacgttctgTTTTGTTTGgttaggcgtgcaaagggagaaccattgcgattgtgcttccagctcacatggttaagcacctcagtggagaaagccgaaaactgactttcacaataagcgtaaactggtcagcggtccgatgactatgttaaatgatgggccattcataacattggccgaagtgtttacggcttgaccccgactgtcgccgaactctaccgggggctattaactggcctcccaaactaaatcctcaatattttgctcttacattagagctgaggtttaatgatcatgcttagcatgacaaaccaaagaaaggaaccgatagcgagactattttctttggaagacatttcttctgttaaatagtaatataactctctgcgtacctttgtttataaaaccgtctggccagattgccttgtttgttgtaaatctttgccctcataaaggctttataaagtaggacaaacactcctcggctactggccgaggaggtggaagccgatggtcggtcaacaaagttttgtacaatgcggatccgagcattaatgatgtaaagtacttggatacatagagtcattacacataatttgtgattttactatggatattgatccttaattcggccacccgtgcccgcattaggctcgggggctactgggcttcgggcttattatttacaaatattaaaggggcacattgatcccctaatctggtgttaccacccgaccagtgtctcgggggctactgcattgccaatgcagaaaattttatgtgcaatatagtttccgaggagattttgatcctcaggttggtcggccgcacccaacctgagtctcgaggactaagcacgccgcttttagtgtcccaaattattctgccgagcttggacttgatcctcaggccgattttgcaaatcaacctgagtctcagcggctactgggatcagcggtcttacgtcatccttcaggtgcatctcgggttttagaccgatacacaccttaagggctactggctatatatctcggcagagaataaattgcaccaataaaaaatattcacaaaaatcggcccacattcggggtggtgcaccacctcggaagcagcccggcataaagctcgggcgctagtggctggctccatagagggcatttccggcattaagctcggctaaactccttcaaacttctttgaaccaaggtgatttacgacacctcggatacagtccggcgttggagctcggatatacagtccggcgttggagctcggatacatagtccgacgttggagctcggatacattccggcgttagagctgggaagcggtccggcgttggtgctcggttgcaaaagatacctcgaatacagtccggcgttggagctcggacgcaagaggacgctgccgcccgggaacaacttcaaactcgaggtgtggcataaacataacaaggcattggtaaaggccggaaacataaaggggctcctcggatacccgacgtgtaaactcgtcgaatgcatttcggcgatcctcaagatcgaagataaagaagatttgttgaaccagttttcaagaccgacgaccgaagatgaagaacagctcgaaagaatcgaggagcgtccctaacttgaagaccggttcagggggctactgacggtgtcctggactagggggtactcaccacgtcgtctcccgatctattagattgggccgaggccccccatggccgtatactcatgggccagtttggacagctgccgcatacaaggaagattccacaaagacttggcgatcaagacaaggacttctccccaccggcgtattcggctaggactcttgttaacactaggcctctagtgcattatataaaccagggccaggctagtcgatacaacatacagaacaacaatcataccataggctagcttctagggtttagcctctccgatctcgtggtagatctactcttgtattaccatatcatcaatattaatcaagcaggacgtagggttttacctccatcgagagggcccgaacctgggtaaaacttcgtgttccttgcctcctgttaccatccggtctagacgcacagttcgggaccccctacccgagatctgccggttttgacaccgacacttccCGAAGGCCAAGGAGAAGGACCCCGAGCCCACATGAAGAAAGAAGGAACCCAACAGGAGCTGGACATGAAGTCCCAggtgaccccgtgcgcacgggcccccgAGACCCCGTGTCCACGGGCTACACAGGGAGCTGGCACTGgagcaccccgtgcgcacgggcttgTACCGTGCCCACGGACCCCTGTGCGCACGGGCCCaacttaccccgtgcgcacggacCCATCAGAATGGACGGCTGCTGGGCCTCCTCTTCGTCCCCTCCATTCACCTACCTACATATTCCGTACCTAGACCATTTGTTAGAGATAGCAAAGTATATGAGATGATtatgtgagctttgctccttgtaCCCACTCCTCTAGAAGATCAAGACctcctcggagaagatccctagtggataTCAAGCCCCCATCTTGGAAAGGATCCCCATCATAGGATCATCAAGACCTCTCTCCTCATAAGATTGGGATGAACTAGTACCTTGTATTTTTCCTTTATTGTTCTTGAATCTTTGTGAACCCTTGTATGTTCTTGGATCTAGCATTTGTGTGATTGGATCTAGTCAATTGAGTGTTTTCTCTCTCTTCtattcttcttgttcttggggattTCCCCTCTAATTCGTGAAAGATCTCtacttagggttccaccctacaacgCAAATCATGGGTATATGGAGATCTCCACTTATGTCGGACGCCACACAAAAAAGTCAGCCGCGTGAAATAGTTTAACGGCCAGTTCATTCTGTGATTTGATTTCGTTCCGAGGTCAAAATTATCAAATTTGCCTGTTTTCGTTTCATTTCTACCAAATGAAACCAAAACCTGCCGGCGGCAAACGAGCTGTTTCCGGAAACGGCTTCGGACTGCAACCAACGCTGCAATCGCACGCGTTTCTTTTACTGGAATCCGAGTTCGACTATAATGTCCTCTCCCTCTCTCATATAAATCACCACGCAGATAAAAGCAAGAGCTCTCTGCATCTTCGTTCAAGTCGATTGATTTAGTTCTGCCCTATCAGCAGCCCACAAACTAGACTATGGCCTCGCCGATCTTCCTGGTTGGCCCGACGCCGGCGGACCACGAGAGCACGGCGCAGCTCGAGAAGCACCTGCGTGAAGCTGGCCTGTACGAGAGCGCCGAGGAGACGGCTGCCCGCGAGGATGTGTTGCGCGACCTCCAGGGCATCGTCGACCGCTGGGTGAAGCGGCTCACGACTCAGCGAGAGTACCCCGACGGCATGGCCGAGCATGCGACCGCCCTGCTGCTCCCCTTCGGCTCGTACCGCCTCGGCGTCCATGGCCGCGGCGCTGACATCGATGCCCTCGTCGTCGGGCCCGCCTACGTTGACCGCCACCACGACTTCTTCGACGTGCTGGGCGGCGTGCTGGCCGAGACCGAGGCGGTGACGGAGCTACAGTTGGTTCCCGGCGCGTACGTGCCGGTCATCAAGATGAGGTTCCGCGGCGTGCAGGTGGACCTCCTCTACGCCAGCGTCTGCCTCCCGGCGGTGCCCATGGACCTGGACCTGCGCGGCCGCTCCGTGCTCTGCGGCCTGGACATGGCCACTGTCCGCAGCCTCAACGGCGTCCGCGTCGCCGACGAGATCCTGCGGCTGGTCCCGGACGCCGGCGCCTTCCGCACGACGCTGCGCTGCGTGAAGCACTGGGCCAAGGCGAGGGGCATCTACTCCAACGCCATGGGCTTCGTCGGCGGCGTGGGGTGGGCCATCCTCGTGGCGCGCGTGTGCCAGCTCTACCCCAACGCCGCGCCCAGCATGCTCGTGCCGCGCTTCTTCCGGGTCTTCTCGCAGTGGAAGTGGCCCAACCCGGTGATGCTGCGGGAGATCGAgcacgacgacgacggcggcgagaTGCCGCTTGGGCTCCCCGTGTGGGACCCGCGGAGGAACCCCCGGGACGGGAGCCACCTCATGCCCGTCATCACGCCGGCATACCCGTGCATGAACTCGTGCTACAACGTCTCCCGCGCCACCCTGCGAACCATGACAGCGGAGTTCGAGGCGGCGCACAAGGTTTGCCAGGAGATGGCCGTGGCCGGCGGGTGGGACGCGCTGTTCAGGCCGTTCAACTTCTTCAAGGCGTACAAGAGCTACCTGCAGGTGGACGTGAAGGTGGCCGGCGGGGAGGAGGATCTCCGGGAGTGGAAGGGGTGGGTGGAGTCGCGGCTGAGGCAGCTGGTGGTCAGGGTCGAGATGGCCACGGCCGGCATGCTGCTCTGCCATCCGCACCCGCACGCCTACGCCGCCAAGCCCCATGATGATGATCGGCGGCGCCTGTCCTCCTTCTTCGTGGGACTGTCCAAGCCGGCACCGTCGCCACAGCAACAGCAGCAGCCGCCGCAGTTCGACCTTCGCTTGACGACGCAGGAGTTCAAGGACGAGGTGTACACGTACGCGTTCTGGAGGCCTGGCATGGAACTGGACGTCTCGCACGCCCGAAGGAAGGACCTGCCGCCCTATGTGCTGGAGCAGATTCTCTCCACTGATCGTCTCAAGAGGAAGCGCTCCGACGATGATTCCGGCAACTCCGAGTTGAGCCCGGTCAAGAGGGCGGCGCCGGCAGGCAGAATCGGGTCTTCACCAGAGAGCGAGACTTGAACGAGAAATGACAAGGCGACGCCCACTTGAACAAGGGAAAACAAGCTACAAACTCTTGTTGATGAATACATACAACTTGTTAGGAGTTGAAGACCCTATCTATTCTGTGTAACAGCCAGATGCTGCATGATGTAACTGAGATCCGAACAATTGTTTTTCAACGTGTAATGCAATTCTCTTAAAATATGAAGAGCAACCGATACCTGTAACCAGGATATGAAGAGTAATAAGCTGTTAAAAAGTCATGTGATGTAAGCCCATGTTGAAATGCTTTTTCTCCTCTCTCACCATTTTTGAAGGAGCTGTGTTAATTTTGGTGGTTCAGAACCGATATTTGAACAAATTTAATGCGAATGCTTCCATTCCTCACCACTTACCATGCTCCTGTCCTTTTCAGACAGAGCTAACGAATTAAATCAGAGAAGAAATGTATGAATCTACATATACATATGACACTGACTTTCACCAATTCACGAACTCTACTTCTCAAAAGCTTATACTACCTATACATCtatttgagcgacaagtaattTCAAACGGACGAAGTAATTGTCAAGACTTTCATAATATCACTCCCAAGTAATCTTAGCTCTAAAAGGCATTAAGAGAGTGGCATCCTCCTCAAAACCTTACTAGCAACAATGATTGTCTTTAGATGGGAGGGAAACAAGTATGACAGGATACCTTAACCCAATCCTCTATAACACTAAGCTCCCTAATTTTAAAAAGTTCACATTCAATTGAGGTCTCCCATTAGAATTGGATAACCCGATTTTGACTGGGTCAACAATTTCTCAAAGCTATCTCATTCAATTCTTTAATACTATACACTATGCTTCCTAATCTTTAAGGCCTCACAATTAATTGAGGTCTTCAATTTAAATTTGGATCATCCAATTTGACTTGGTCACCAAATTTTAGGAGCTCTCCTATTCAATTCAATTCACTATGTTCCTTAATTTTTGAACTCTTTCGTTCAATTGACCTACTCAATTTCAATTTAGTTTATGATTTTGATCAGGCCAACGATTTTTCAAATCAATTTGCACCAACCGACTTATAAAAACGTATCAAGCCCACGCACCCTCTCACCACTTACAAAAAGGAAGCGTCACAATGTGATATTGTAGCACCAATGTAGTACATGCAGCCACCGACGTAATAATTTCCCCACACAAGTATAGGCTGGTTAACGGATAACACATAATCACACGACGAAAGGCCTTCCAAATCAATGCattataaataaaaataaaacacaCTCCACCATCTCCCTCACCCACCAAACTAAATATTCCATCAGTTC contains:
- the LOC125533605 gene encoding nuclear poly(A) polymerase 4-like, with the protein product MASPIFLVGPTPADHESTAQLEKHLREAGLYESAEETAAREDVLRDLQGIVDRWVKRLTTQREYPDGMAEHATALLLPFGSYRLGVHGRGADIDALVVGPAYVDRHHDFFDVLGGVLAETEAVTELQLVPGAYVPVIKMRFRGVQVDLLYASVCLPAVPMDLDLRGRSVLCGLDMATVRSLNGVRVADEILRLVPDAGAFRTTLRCVKHWAKARGIYSNAMGFVGGVGWAILVARVCQLYPNAAPSMLVPRFFRVFSQWKWPNPVMLREIEHDDDGGEMPLGLPVWDPRRNPRDGSHLMPVITPAYPCMNSCYNVSRATLRTMTAEFEAAHKVCQEMAVAGGWDALFRPFNFFKAYKSYLQVDVKVAGGEEDLREWKGWVESRLRQLVVRVEMATAGMLLCHPHPHAYAAKPHDDDRRRLSSFFVGLSKPAPSPQQQQQPPQFDLRLTTQEFKDEVYTYAFWRPGMELDVSHARRKDLPPYVLEQILSTDRLKRKRSDDDSGNSELSPVKRAAPAGRIGSSPESET